In Micromonospora cremea, the genomic window GGGCTCGCCCCGCCCGCTGTAGCGGTGGGCGAGGTGGTTGGCCAGCGGCAGCCAGGCCTCGATCGCCCGGTCCCGCAGAGCGGCGCGCGACGGGTGGGTGGTCGGCAGCGCGGCCATGGCGTTGAGCAGGTCAGTGGCGCTGTCGGTGAGCGCACGCGGGTCGAGCTTCGCGCTCTTGACGGCGGTGCCCGGCTGCTCGCTGATCGTTGGCGCGGTCATTGGGTGGTCCTCCCTGCACCTCGTCCGCGGACAAAAAGACGTGACGCTTTGGTTTAGCTTCGTATGGGCCGTTCGGGACTCACCTTAACCTGATCGTCTCCCGGAAATCTAGCCGAAAGGCTGATGTACTTAAGCCCTTTAGGCCAGCAAAAGGCGCAAATCGGGTGGCGGTCCAGGCGGTTGTGAGGTCTCTTACTGATTCCACCGTCCACGTCCGGCCGACCGGCCGTCCCACCGTGGCTTGACCGGTCGGCCCACCGCCCCCGGCCGAGCGGTCAACATGAAACCCGACATCTGGACCCAGGTGTCTACTATCCGTCGTTGTCCCGCCGGTGGGACTGGCCGTAGCGTCGCCTGTACACACCCGGTTCGGAGGCACCGTGCTCGATCCAGCCGCTCCCCAGCTCGTCGTGAACAGCCGCACGCTCCACTTCAGCTGGTTGCCGGCGGATCCGGACGCGGTGGAGGCTCTGGTCCCGGCCGGCCTGCGTCCCCGCCCGGACCGGCAGGTGTTCCTCAACCAGTACATCGTCGACGACGAGACGCAGACGTCCGGCTTCGGCGCGTACTCGTTGACCTACCTCGGCGTCTCGCTGACCGGCGTGGACGCCCCCGGCGGCCTCAACCCGGGCGGCTGGTGGACCCACTACGTGGCGTCCAGTCGCACCGTCCGGGACTACGCCGCCGCCCGCGGCGCCCCGGCGATCACCGGCCGCACCAGCATCGAGGTGCGCGGCGGCGACCTGGTCTCGGTGACCCATGCCGACGGCGCACCGCTGATCCGGGCCCGCTGCCGGGTCGGAGAGACCGGCCACGTGATCAGCAGCGGGCACCACCGCTACTTCACCCGCCGCGACGGTCAACTGCTCAGCGCCGTCTACCCGTTCGTGGCGGAGCCGGTCGCCCCGTTCGAGATCGAGTCGGTCGAGTTCATGGAGCCCGGCCACCCGATGTACGCGCTACGGCCAGCCAACCCGCTGACCATCTGCTTCGGCTACTACTCGCCACGCTCCTCGTTCGCCTACCCCGGCGGGCTGAGCGTGCACCCGGGCGAAAGCGGCCCGCCACCGGCGCCGGCCCGGTCGGTTCACCAGGTGCCGGCCAACCTGGTCCGCAGCGGCCGACCGTCCGGGTCGTAGACCAGCCGGTACACCGGCAACGCCCAGGTGCGGGTGTACCAGGGCAGCCGATCGGGGCGGTGCGGGCGCAGCCGGCCGGGCGGACGGTCGCCCACCTGGCCGTCGTCGTACCACTGTTGCAGCGCGTCGGCAGCCGCCGTGACGGCCGCGACGGCGTCCGTGGGATCGAGCAGGTCGGCGTCGTCCGCGCCGGCCGGGTCGCGGTCCAGATGCTCGCGCCAGAGCCGCAGCCGTAACTCCCGGGCGAAGACCCGCGCCCCGTCGCCCTGCCCGGCCGGATCGGTGGGCTTCCGCTGGTCACGGATGTCGTCGAGCACCGCACAGGACAACTCGCTGTCGTGCGTCCACGAGCGGCGGTTGAAATTGTCGCTGCCCACGCTGGCCCACACGTCGTCGACCACGCAGACCTTCGCGTGCACGTAGACCGGGTCGCCGGCGTGGTTCTCCACGTCGAACACGTGCACCCGGTCCGGCGCGGCCCGCTCGCACAGCGACAACGCCTGCTCGCGGCCGACCATGTTCGGCGGCAGCGCGAGCCTGCCGTCCACGTCCGGGTGTCGGGGCACCACCGCGATCAGGTGCAGCTCCGGGTTGTCGCGCAGGGCGTGCGCGAACAGGTCCGCCACCTCGCTCGACCAGAGGTACTGGTCCTCCAGGTAGATGAGCCGGCGGGCACGGTGTACCGCTTTGCTGTAGCCCCTTGCCACCGACCGCTCGCCGTGCGGTGCGAAGGAGTAGCGCGGGCGGACCGCGGGGTAGGTGCGCAGCACCTGGATCTGGTGCGGACCGCAGGGCGGCGGGTCGGCCGGCTGCTCGGGCAGCGGGTCGGGGCGCAGGTCCGCGCCCCGTAGCCGGTCCCGCAGGTAGGCCATCGGGTTCTCCGAGTCCAGCGGCATCGGGTCGGTCCAGCGCTCCCGGAACACGGTGTCCAGCGCGCCGACCACCGGTCCGCGTACCGCGAGCTGCACGTCGTGCCAGGGCGGGTTGGGGCCGTACCGGGGAGACATCCGCACCGCCTGCGGGTCGCCGCGGTGCGCGGCGTCGTCCCGCCGGCTGTGGCACAGGTCGATCCCCCCGGCGAACGCGATGTCCCGTTCCGGGGCACTCGGATGCCGCAGCACCACCAGTTTCTGGTGGTGCGAGCCGCCACGGCGGACCCGCTGGTCGAGCAGCACCTCCCCGCCGGCCGCGGAGATCACCTCGCTGAGGTCGCGGTTCTCCGCCTCGCTGTAGGCCAGCGCGTCGAGGTGGGAGCGCCAGATCAGCCCCTTGACCACCACTCCACGCTGGGCGGCCTGGGCGAAGAGCTGGGCCACGGTCGGGCCGTCCGGGCGCAGCCGCTGGTCCGGATCACCCCGCCAGTCGGTGAAGAAGAGGTGGTCGCCGGCCGTCAGCGCCTCCACCTCGTCGACCAGCCGGTCGAAGTACGCCGCACCGTGAATCAGTGGCTCGGCGAGGTTTCCGGTGGTCCAGACGGGTAACACAGAGACCGGGTTGGCCCGTTCCTGTGCGGTGAGGAACCAGTCCTGCAACGGCAACGTCCAGCCCCCCGAGGTCGACAACGTCCTCACGGTAGGACCCCCGACGCGGGTTCGCACGCCAGGGCCGGCAGACCGACGACCTGGCCGACGCCACCAGAACGACGCGACAACAACCGAGGAGGCCACACCATGCCCCGCGAGACGACGAACCCCGTGACCGAGTACCGCGAGCCGGCGGTCGA contains:
- a CDS encoding phospholipase D family protein; translation: MPLQDWFLTAQERANPVSVLPVWTTGNLAEPLIHGAAYFDRLVDEVEALTAGDHLFFTDWRGDPDQRLRPDGPTVAQLFAQAAQRGVVVKGLIWRSHLDALAYSEAENRDLSEVISAAGGEVLLDQRVRRGGSHHQKLVVLRHPSAPERDIAFAGGIDLCHSRRDDAAHRGDPQAVRMSPRYGPNPPWHDVQLAVRGPVVGALDTVFRERWTDPMPLDSENPMAYLRDRLRGADLRPDPLPEQPADPPPCGPHQIQVLRTYPAVRPRYSFAPHGERSVARGYSKAVHRARRLIYLEDQYLWSSEVADLFAHALRDNPELHLIAVVPRHPDVDGRLALPPNMVGREQALSLCERAAPDRVHVFDVENHAGDPVYVHAKVCVVDDVWASVGSDNFNRRSWTHDSELSCAVLDDIRDQRKPTDPAGQGDGARVFARELRLRLWREHLDRDPAGADDADLLDPTDAVAAVTAAADALQQWYDDGQVGDRPPGRLRPHRPDRLPWYTRTWALPVYRLVYDPDGRPLRTRLAGTW